In Nostoc sp. CENA543, a single genomic region encodes these proteins:
- a CDS encoding DUF1778 domain-containing protein — protein MLEHGLIAAQNALTNRKVFALDDEQWQAFQNALDAPTAEKPRLRRLLNEPSVFE, from the coding sequence TTAATTGCGGCTCAAAATGCTTTAACAAATCGTAAAGTCTTTGCCCTAGATGATGAACAATGGCAAGCTTTTCAAAATGCCCTTGACGCTCCCACAGCAGAAAAACCCCGCTTGCGTCGTCTATTAAATGAGCCTAGCGTATTTGAGTAA
- a CDS encoding F0F1 ATP synthase subunit gamma produces MSVWIDGDRQAAITQELLEVVGSAEALGKE; encoded by the coding sequence ATGTCAGTTTGGATTGATGGCGATCGCCAAGCTGCAATTACTCAAGAGCTACTTGAGGTTGTTGGTAGTGCAGAAGCACTCGGTAAGGAATAA
- a CDS encoding amino acid transporter: protein MVKPTVPTPTISRKFMRWLLEEDRQEKERSHHHEEIHRQHPWWQVMCLTGVDYFSTLGYQPGIAALAAGVLSPIATLILVLLTLFGALPIYRHVAAKSPHGEGSIAMLEHLLSWWQGKLFVLCLLGFVATDFIITITLSAADATAHIVENPFAPTWLHGQQIGITLILVSLLAIVFLRGFREAVGIAVFLVGVYLLFNLIVICVGLYQIVIDPSVITNWQTALFARHPNFVVMFGVAVLLFPKLALGLSGFETGVAVMPLVKGQSSDDPYFPRGRVRNTRKLLTTAALIMSFFLITSSFITTVLIPSAEFQTGGKANGRALAYLAHQYLGNCFGTLYDLSTISILWFAGASAMAGLLNIVPRYLPRYGMAPNWVLVTRPLVLVYTIIAFGVTIIFRANVEAQGGAYATGVLVLMSSAAIAVTLSIHYQRGKRRTILFGLITLLFIYTTIVNIMERPEGLRIATFFIVSIIFTSLISRVWRSTELRVERVEIDEIAQSFIAEESQGAIRIIANRLNTGDEQEYFLKEKEVREDNHIPPTDPILFLEILVSDPSEFTNVIRVQGLQVGKYRILRAQATAVPNAIAALLLYIRDQIHKTPHAYFGWPEGNPIQYLLRFILFGEGDIAIVTREVLRRTEKDPERRPAIHVGG, encoded by the coding sequence ATGGTTAAACCAACTGTTCCAACACCAACAATCAGCAGAAAGTTTATGCGCTGGTTGCTGGAAGAAGACCGACAAGAAAAAGAAAGATCACACCATCACGAAGAAATACATCGCCAACATCCCTGGTGGCAAGTGATGTGCCTAACTGGTGTCGATTATTTTTCCACCCTTGGCTATCAACCTGGGATTGCAGCATTAGCAGCAGGTGTTCTTTCTCCCATTGCCACCTTGATTTTAGTCTTGTTGACACTGTTTGGCGCATTACCGATTTATCGCCATGTTGCTGCTAAAAGCCCCCACGGCGAAGGTTCAATTGCCATGCTTGAGCATTTGCTTTCATGGTGGCAAGGTAAATTATTTGTGTTGTGCTTACTGGGGTTTGTCGCCACCGATTTCATCATCACTATTACCCTGTCGGCTGCCGATGCTACGGCTCATATTGTCGAAAATCCTTTCGCCCCAACGTGGCTACACGGTCAGCAAATAGGCATAACCCTGATCTTGGTGTCACTATTAGCCATAGTCTTCCTCAGAGGCTTCCGAGAAGCAGTTGGAATAGCAGTATTTTTAGTGGGAGTTTATCTGCTCTTCAACTTGATTGTAATTTGTGTTGGGCTGTATCAGATTGTCATTGATCCATCTGTGATTACTAATTGGCAAACAGCACTTTTTGCACGCCATCCCAATTTTGTAGTCATGTTTGGCGTAGCTGTTCTACTCTTTCCGAAGCTAGCACTAGGATTATCAGGCTTTGAAACTGGTGTTGCCGTTATGCCGCTTGTTAAAGGCCAAAGCAGCGACGATCCCTACTTTCCCAGGGGGCGTGTTCGTAATACACGCAAACTGCTAACTACTGCGGCTTTAATTATGAGCTTTTTTTTAATTACCAGCAGTTTTATTACGACTGTTTTAATTCCGTCCGCAGAATTTCAAACAGGAGGTAAGGCGAATGGACGTGCTTTGGCATATCTGGCACATCAATATCTAGGAAACTGTTTCGGTACACTTTATGATCTAAGCACTATTTCTATATTGTGGTTTGCCGGCGCATCGGCAATGGCAGGACTGCTGAATATTGTGCCTCGCTATTTACCGCGTTATGGGATGGCACCAAATTGGGTATTAGTAACGCGTCCGTTAGTGTTAGTCTATACGATTATTGCGTTCGGGGTGACAATTATCTTTCGGGCAAATGTGGAAGCCCAGGGTGGAGCATATGCGACAGGTGTATTGGTGTTGATGAGTTCAGCTGCGATCGCTGTTACCCTATCAATTCATTATCAAAGAGGGAAGCGGCGAACAATACTTTTTGGGCTGATCACACTGTTGTTTATATACACCACGATTGTCAATATTATGGAAAGACCAGAAGGACTCAGAATCGCGACATTTTTCATAGTTAGTATTATTTTCACCTCCCTGATTTCACGGGTTTGGCGTTCGACGGAACTACGAGTAGAACGGGTTGAAATTGACGAAATAGCCCAAAGCTTCATTGCCGAAGAAAGTCAAGGTGCAATCCGCATTATTGCCAATCGACTGAATACAGGTGATGAGCAAGAGTATTTTCTCAAAGAGAAAGAAGTACGCGAGGATAACCATATTCCGCCTACCGACCCTATCCTCTTCTTAGAAATTTTAGTATCCGACCCTTCAGAATTTACGAATGTGATCAGAGTCCAAGGGTTACAAGTGGGTAAGTATCGGATTTTACGGGCGCAAGCTACAGCAGTCCCCAATGCGATCGCCGCCTTACTTCTTTATATTCGCGATCAAATCCATAAAACTCCTCACGCTTACTTCGGTTGGCCAGAAGGAAATCCCATCCAATACTTACTGCGTTTTATCTTATTTGGTGAGGGTGATATTGCTATTGTGACGCGTGAAGTATTGCGTCGAACTGAGAAAGACCCTGAACGCCGCCCTGCTATTCATGTTGGAGGTTAA
- the asnB gene encoding asparagine synthase (glutamine-hydrolyzing), translating into MCGIIALFSAETPISESSLKLGMDCLKHRGPDGQKFWISPDRRVALGHRRLSIIDLIGGEQPMSNQDGSLHLIANNEFYDFERIQHDLQHRGYQLKTQCDSEIALHLYDEFGTQCLHHLRGEFAFIIWDQRNELLFAARDRFGIKPLYYATYNNTLYVASEVKALFAAGVPARWDRDAFWQDTWGVLPSGRTLYANVHQVPPGYYLLASHAGIRLHRYWDFDYPEIDHCLAQQQTPEDYIQQLRHALDEAIQLRLRADVPVGCYLSGGLDSSTVLGMAASHSSEPIQAFTIAFEHEAYDEAAIARETAVYCQSKIQVIPINQKDIADHFAEAIWHCEMLSLNANTTAKYLLSRAARDAGYKVVLTGEGSDEIFGGYVHFRQDKLLYNQEPEEEATVKLLLEELKQKNQVSIGFLFAEDQPIPALNTVEQLLGFIPAWMQAAAQRHCDYLPLYSPGITSKFQSQDVYRRFFNHIDVQGQLKGREAVHQSLYLWSKTNLANYLLRMLGDGVEMAHSIEGRLPFLDHKVVELVRNMPVSMKINGLTEKYVLREAAKPFITDTVYERQKHPFIAPPSTFNPNTALQQLIQDSLRSSAMSSLPFYNQSAIIELLDELPTTPENKRAITDVFLLRVLSAYVLQDKFGLT; encoded by the coding sequence ATGTGTGGCATTATCGCATTGTTTTCAGCAGAAACGCCAATTTCTGAATCATCCTTGAAATTAGGCATGGATTGCTTAAAACATCGAGGCCCAGATGGACAAAAATTTTGGATTTCTCCCGACCGAAGAGTGGCTTTAGGACATAGAAGACTCAGCATTATTGACCTCATCGGCGGTGAACAACCAATGAGTAATCAAGATGGCAGTTTACATCTAATTGCTAACAATGAGTTTTATGACTTTGAACGGATACAGCATGATTTACAACACCGTGGCTATCAGTTAAAAACTCAATGCGACAGTGAAATTGCGCTTCATTTATATGATGAGTTTGGTACACAATGCCTGCATCATTTACGTGGGGAATTTGCGTTTATAATTTGGGATCAACGTAATGAATTGCTATTTGCAGCCCGCGATCGCTTTGGCATTAAGCCTTTGTATTATGCTACTTACAACAATACTCTCTATGTAGCCTCTGAGGTCAAGGCTTTGTTTGCTGCTGGTGTCCCAGCTAGGTGGGATAGAGACGCATTCTGGCAAGATACATGGGGTGTTTTACCTTCAGGTCGTACATTATACGCCAATGTGCATCAAGTCCCACCAGGATATTATCTTCTAGCATCTCACGCGGGAATTCGTCTACATCGTTATTGGGACTTTGATTATCCCGAAATTGACCATTGTTTAGCTCAACAACAGACCCCAGAAGACTACATTCAACAACTGCGCCACGCCTTAGATGAAGCGATACAATTACGTCTTAGGGCTGATGTGCCGGTTGGCTGCTATTTAAGTGGTGGTCTAGATTCGTCTACAGTTTTAGGAATGGCAGCATCTCATAGTTCTGAGCCTATTCAAGCTTTTACAATTGCTTTTGAACATGAAGCTTATGATGAAGCTGCGATCGCTCGTGAAACCGCAGTATATTGTCAAAGTAAGATCCAGGTTATTCCTATTAACCAAAAAGACATAGCTGATCATTTTGCTGAGGCAATTTGGCATTGTGAGATGTTAAGTTTGAATGCTAATACGACGGCAAAATATCTTTTAAGTCGTGCTGCTAGAGATGCAGGTTATAAAGTTGTTCTCACTGGGGAAGGTTCAGACGAAATTTTTGGCGGATATGTTCACTTTCGTCAAGATAAACTCCTCTATAACCAAGAACCAGAAGAAGAAGCAACTGTCAAACTTTTGTTGGAGGAATTAAAGCAAAAAAATCAAGTTTCGATAGGATTTTTATTCGCTGAAGATCAACCGATTCCCGCTTTAAATACTGTGGAGCAATTGTTAGGTTTTATTCCAGCTTGGATGCAAGCTGCGGCGCAAAGACATTGTGATTATCTGCCTTTATACTCACCCGGAATCACTAGCAAATTTCAATCACAGGATGTATATCGAAGATTTTTCAATCACATAGATGTACAAGGACAACTTAAAGGTAGAGAAGCTGTACATCAATCTCTCTATTTGTGGTCAAAAACGAATTTAGCCAATTATCTGTTGCGAATGTTAGGTGATGGTGTGGAAATGGCACATTCAATTGAAGGAAGACTACCATTTTTAGATCACAAAGTTGTGGAATTAGTTCGTAATATGCCAGTATCGATGAAAATCAATGGTTTGACTGAGAAATATGTGTTGCGAGAAGCTGCAAAGCCATTCATCACAGATACAGTGTACGAACGCCAAAAGCATCCATTTATCGCGCCACCCTCAACTTTCAATCCCAACACTGCATTACAGCAACTAATACAAGATTCGCTGCGAAGTTCGGCAATGTCTAGTCTACCTTTTTATAACCAATCTGCAATTATTGAACTATTAGATGAATTACCCACAACACCAGAAAATAAACGTGCAATCACGGATGTTTTTCTATTAAGAGTGCTAAGTGCTTACGTTTTGCAAGATAAATTTGGATTGACATAA
- the lysS gene encoding lysine--tRNA ligase: MSEEDIRAARLEKVEQLKQLGSNPYAYRWESTHHAAQLQEKFADLPSGEEVDVEVAVAGRIMARRVFGKLAFFTLQDETGTIQIYLEKSRIQESMAEIDADAFNHLKQLTDAGDILGVKGTIKRTEKGELSVYVKQYSILTKSLLPLPDKWHGLTDVAKRYRQRYVDLIVNPEVRQTFRRRAQITAGIRRYLEERDFLEIETPVLQGEAGGADARPFITYHNTLEMELYLRIATELHLKRLIVGGFEKVFELGRIFRNEGISTRHNPEFTSIEIYQAYADYNDMMALTEGIITTVAQEVLGTLQLTYQGESVDLTPPWRRVTMHDLVKEYTGLDFNSFQTLEEAKTASKNAGIPGVDEAPSIGKLLNLAFEEKVETTLIQPTFVIDYPVEISPLAKPHRSQAGLVERFELFIVGRETANSFSELTDPIDQRERLEAQAAKKAAGDLEAQGVDEDFLTALEYGMPPTGGLGIGIDRLVMLLTDAASIRDVIAFPLLKPDKSEASPESTT, from the coding sequence ATGTCGGAAGAAGATATCCGTGCCGCCAGGCTGGAAAAAGTAGAACAACTCAAGCAGCTAGGAAGTAACCCCTACGCTTACCGTTGGGAGTCTACACACCACGCCGCACAGTTACAAGAAAAATTTGCTGATTTACCCAGTGGTGAAGAAGTTGATGTAGAAGTCGCCGTTGCTGGACGCATTATGGCGCGTCGTGTTTTCGGTAAGTTGGCTTTCTTTACCTTGCAAGATGAAACCGGCACAATTCAAATTTATCTAGAGAAAAGTCGTATTCAAGAAAGCATGGCAGAAATTGATGCCGATGCTTTTAATCACCTCAAACAACTCACAGATGCAGGTGACATCCTGGGAGTTAAAGGTACAATTAAACGGACAGAAAAGGGCGAATTATCGGTCTACGTTAAACAATACAGCATCCTCACTAAATCCCTCCTGCCCCTACCCGACAAGTGGCACGGGTTGACGGATGTTGCCAAACGCTACCGTCAACGCTACGTTGACTTGATTGTTAACCCCGAAGTGCGGCAAACCTTCCGCCGTCGCGCCCAAATTACCGCAGGTATTCGCCGCTACCTAGAAGAGCGTGATTTCCTAGAGATTGAAACCCCAGTCTTACAAGGTGAAGCCGGCGGTGCAGATGCGCGCCCCTTCATCACCTATCACAACACCCTAGAAATGGAATTGTATTTGCGAATAGCAACAGAACTCCATCTCAAGCGGTTAATTGTGGGTGGTTTTGAAAAAGTCTTTGAATTAGGGCGGATTTTCCGCAATGAGGGTATTTCGACACGTCATAACCCCGAATTTACCTCCATTGAAATTTACCAAGCCTACGCCGACTACAACGATATGATGGCGTTAACGGAAGGTATTATTACCACCGTCGCCCAAGAAGTTCTCGGCACATTACAACTTACCTACCAAGGCGAAAGTGTAGATTTAACACCACCTTGGCGACGGGTAACAATGCACGATTTAGTCAAAGAATATACAGGCTTAGATTTCAATTCCTTCCAAACATTGGAAGAAGCCAAAACAGCAAGTAAAAATGCTGGTATTCCTGGCGTAGATGAAGCCCCATCCATAGGTAAACTGCTGAATTTAGCCTTTGAAGAAAAGGTAGAAACCACCTTAATTCAGCCTACCTTTGTCATTGATTATCCCGTAGAAATTTCCCCCCTAGCTAAACCCCACCGTTCTCAAGCAGGGCTAGTAGAAAGGTTTGAATTATTCATAGTTGGGCGGGAGACTGCTAACAGTTTCTCCGAGTTAACAGATCCCATCGACCAAAGAGAACGCCTAGAAGCCCAAGCTGCCAAAAAAGCCGCCGGCGACTTAGAAGCCCAAGGCGTAGACGAAGACTTCCTCACCGCTTTGGAATATGGAATGCCACCCACAGGCGGTTTAGGAATTGGCATTGACCGATTAGTGATGTTATTAACAGATGCTGCCAGTATTCGGGATGTTATCGCCTTCCCCTTACTCAAGCCCGACAAATCAGAAGCATCACCAGAATCAACGACTTAA
- a CDS encoding Uma2 family endonuclease gives MTQTKVRLWNVEEYHRMLETGIITANERVELIAGQVIPMSAKNPPHAATTLCASDYLKRLLAEVALVRVQDPVQLSQYSEPEPDIAIVRIEPRKYIDHHPTPNEVFLLIEVADTTLETDRRQKAPLYAQAGISEYWILDVNKFQVYVFREPNGEGYKQEFILGENATLSLVAFPETEVEISQLFP, from the coding sequence ATGACACAAACTAAAGTCCGCTTGTGGAACGTAGAAGAATATCACCGGATGTTGGAGACAGGTATTATTACCGCCAATGAACGGGTAGAACTAATTGCTGGGCAAGTAATTCCGATGAGTGCGAAAAATCCTCCCCATGCAGCCACAACTTTATGTGCTTCTGATTATCTCAAACGGCTGTTGGCGGAAGTTGCCTTAGTTCGTGTACAAGATCCCGTGCAGTTAAGCCAATACTCTGAACCTGAACCAGATATTGCGATTGTTCGCATAGAGCCGCGTAAATACATTGATCACCATCCTACACCCAATGAAGTATTTTTATTAATTGAGGTGGCAGATACAACCCTAGAAACAGATCGTAGACAAAAAGCACCTCTTTATGCACAGGCGGGAATTAGTGAATACTGGATTTTAGATGTCAATAAATTTCAGGTTTATGTTTTCCGCGAACCCAATGGGGAAGGTTACAAGCAAGAATTTATTTTAGGGGAGAATGCAACGTTATCTTTGGTTGCTTTTCCAGAGACAGAAGTTGAGATTAGCCAGCTATTTCCCTAA
- a CDS encoding M48 family metallopeptidase, which produces MPTYTGISSEAFRHPLDSQAEQALRNLPGFDLVARKFVEFVYERPQLVYLMGNTIQVGPRQYSTIYQMFRECVRDLDIYPEPALFVEQNSQVNSYALGQEHPYIVINTGLLDLLNEAEIRAVIAHELGHIKCGHTILIQMAMWAMSAASMIGELTFGIGNFVTQALIYAFFEWRRRAELSADRAALLVIDDLDTVMYSMMKVTGGSNKYINECSLKEFIKQSEDYQALDDDGLNQLYKFIAYNGGQGMMLTHPFAVERVQYLRQWSVSSEYQEIRRGNYQRSPASGAVNVNTQPSNPEAQELRRQIEELQREIERKRNSQ; this is translated from the coding sequence ATGCCAACTTACACAGGAATTTCCAGCGAAGCCTTTAGACATCCCCTAGATAGCCAGGCCGAACAAGCCTTACGCAATTTACCAGGGTTTGATCTCGTTGCTCGTAAATTTGTGGAATTTGTTTACGAACGCCCGCAATTAGTTTATCTAATGGGTAACACCATCCAAGTCGGGCCACGGCAATATTCCACTATTTACCAGATGTTTCGTGAATGTGTGCGTGATTTAGATATCTATCCAGAACCAGCACTATTTGTAGAACAAAATTCCCAGGTAAATAGTTACGCTTTAGGTCAAGAGCATCCTTACATAGTGATCAATACGGGATTACTAGACTTACTCAATGAAGCCGAAATTAGGGCAGTGATAGCCCATGAGTTGGGACATATTAAATGTGGTCATACTATTTTAATTCAAATGGCGATGTGGGCAATGAGTGCTGCTTCTATGATCGGGGAATTAACCTTTGGGATTGGCAATTTTGTCACTCAGGCCTTAATTTACGCTTTTTTTGAATGGCGACGCAGAGCTGAGTTATCCGCCGATAGAGCCGCATTGTTAGTAATTGATGACTTGGATACTGTTATGTATTCGATGATGAAAGTAACTGGTGGAAGTAACAAATATATCAATGAATGTAGTTTAAAAGAATTTATTAAACAGTCAGAAGACTATCAGGCACTAGATGATGATGGACTCAATCAATTGTATAAATTTATAGCTTACAACGGTGGACAAGGAATGATGCTAACTCATCCTTTTGCAGTGGAGAGAGTGCAATATTTACGTCAATGGTCAGTATCTTCAGAATATCAAGAAATTCGTCGGGGTAATTATCAGCGATCGCCTGCCTCTGGTGCAGTTAATGTCAACACCCAACCCTCAAACCCAGAAGCACAAGAGTTGCGTCGCCAAATTGAAGAATTACAACGGGAAATTGAACGCAAAAGAAACTCACAGTAA
- a CDS encoding helicase C-terminal domain-containing protein, whose product MIEAEVHLSLHNFLRSQAGFPSWPHHLTMARLVARALRVGRSALIQVGAVCGYQGRYRTSFIASALMWPESVIIVATETVQQRLLRVEIPRLQQWLQVNKPIRTGDVWPNAEFQGLLLTTPEAWLKGQLSSSPSFPPGIPTIIDGVDDLEDWVRQQLTNTIAPPDWDQLLLACPQQADTIRSLRAQLTHELFQHPANPYECYLIAQSEADILSSLCQVLATVDNIPTVWQQFCQQFRKLNDNSVPDLFWSTIARRQGLFSLHYAPIELGSILAPIWQRQPVVLVGSAFEPETEAPLFRQRLGLNDDITCLKFASDSQSEAIQLHIPYKLPLPNTPEFQGAFIHKVRTLLCLSATAPGLTVVLVGDVPLKAQTGAILAAEFGTRVQVEKTCLDDNGILITGWEFWREHQAVLPAPQLLIIATLPLPSLEHPLVAGRVAYYKRSHQDWFRLFLLPTALNELQRAIAPVRENQGIVALLDSRVINRSYGSQILTALSPLARLNYLDPSLFTQGEE is encoded by the coding sequence GTGATTGAGGCAGAAGTTCATTTATCATTACATAACTTCCTGCGATCGCAGGCGGGTTTCCCTTCGTGGCCCCATCATTTGACGATGGCCCGGTTGGTAGCACGCGCCTTGCGCGTAGGACGCAGCGCATTAATTCAGGTAGGGGCGGTTTGTGGCTATCAGGGCCGATATCGCACCAGTTTTATCGCCTCGGCTTTAATGTGGCCAGAGTCTGTAATTATTGTGGCAACAGAAACAGTACAACAGCGTCTGTTGCGAGTGGAAATTCCCCGCTTACAGCAATGGTTACAAGTTAATAAACCAATCAGAACAGGTGACGTTTGGCCGAATGCTGAGTTCCAAGGGCTACTTCTCACTACTCCAGAAGCTTGGTTAAAAGGTCAGTTATCATCCAGCCCTAGTTTTCCGCCAGGTATTCCTACCATCATTGATGGTGTGGATGATTTAGAAGATTGGGTACGTCAGCAGCTTACTAACACCATTGCACCCCCAGACTGGGATCAATTGCTCTTAGCTTGTCCTCAACAAGCTGACACTATCCGTTCTTTGAGGGCGCAACTCACCCATGAATTATTTCAACATCCCGCCAACCCTTACGAGTGTTATTTAATTGCTCAATCAGAAGCGGATATTTTAAGCAGTCTTTGTCAAGTCTTAGCAACCGTTGATAACATCCCGACAGTTTGGCAACAATTTTGTCAACAATTCCGAAAACTCAACGATAATTCTGTCCCTGACCTTTTTTGGTCTACGATTGCCCGTCGTCAGGGTTTATTCTCTCTACATTACGCCCCTATAGAATTAGGCAGTATTCTCGCCCCCATTTGGCAAAGACAACCTGTAGTTTTAGTGGGTAGTGCTTTTGAGCCAGAAACAGAAGCTCCTCTGTTTCGCCAGCGTTTGGGGTTAAATGATGACATTACCTGCTTGAAATTCGCCTCTGATAGTCAGTCAGAAGCCATTCAACTGCATATTCCCTATAAGTTACCTCTACCCAATACACCAGAATTTCAAGGGGCATTTATTCATAAGGTGCGGACACTGTTATGTTTGAGTGCCACCGCCCCAGGCTTGACAGTGGTATTAGTCGGGGATGTACCACTCAAAGCCCAAACCGGCGCAATTCTCGCCGCCGAGTTCGGTACAAGAGTACAAGTAGAAAAAACCTGTTTAGATGACAATGGGATTTTAATCACTGGTTGGGAATTTTGGCGCGAACATCAAGCCGTTTTACCCGCACCCCAATTGTTAATTATTGCAACTTTACCTTTACCATCTCTAGAACATCCTTTAGTCGCTGGTAGGGTAGCTTACTATAAGCGATCGCATCAAGATTGGTTCCGGTTATTTCTCCTGCCCACAGCCTTGAACGAACTACAACGAGCGATCGCACCTGTACGTGAAAATCAAGGCATTGTAGCCCTATTAGATAGTCGTGTCATCAACCGTAGCTACGGTTCTCAAATCCTCACCGCCTTGAGTCCCCTAGCCCGTCTCAACTATTTAGATCCGAGTTTATTTACTCAGGGTGAGGAGTGA
- a CDS encoding DUF2839 domain-containing protein produces the protein MGEAKRRKESLKEQYGQENRILPWVPITKSQAELFMTWTTRGTWVCIGILVFVWVTIRFIGPGFGWWQVV, from the coding sequence ATGGGTGAAGCAAAGCGTCGTAAAGAATCACTAAAAGAACAATACGGTCAAGAGAATCGGATCTTACCTTGGGTTCCCATTACTAAAAGCCAAGCAGAACTATTCATGACGTGGACTACTCGCGGAACTTGGGTTTGCATCGGCATTTTAGTTTTTGTTTGGGTGACTATTCGTTTTATCGGCCCTGGTTTTGGCTGGTGGCAAGTTGTTTAG
- a CDS encoding DUF1815 family protein — translation MFLRLAHQHRQFVQDLVMNLQALAIVLERRGYPASCYTCGDQMNSASFMVSLGNNHLIRFLVSDYGITWTEMRDDRELMKLEGAEAINQLQELANLVKQPTPVIAGAKVLAKRG, via the coding sequence GTGTTTCTAAGACTAGCGCATCAACATCGGCAGTTCGTTCAAGACTTGGTAATGAATCTACAAGCCTTGGCAATCGTACTAGAACGACGGGGATATCCTGCATCCTGTTACACCTGCGGCGATCAAATGAACAGTGCTTCATTTATGGTCAGTCTGGGAAATAATCACCTAATCAGGTTCTTAGTCTCCGATTATGGGATTACCTGGACAGAAATGCGTGATGATCGGGAATTAATGAAATTAGAAGGTGCAGAAGCAATTAATCAATTGCAAGAACTAGCAAATCTCGTCAAGCAACCTACACCAGTGATTGCAGGTGCTAAGGTGTTGGCGAAAAGAGGTTAA